A region of the Lagopus muta isolate bLagMut1 chromosome 2, bLagMut1 primary, whole genome shotgun sequence genome:
TCTCAAGAGTTCCAGACGCCTGGGCAAGGTGGGGGTAGCAAACGACGGGCgacggggatggggacaggaccGAGGGCCCTGCTACCACCCCCACCCCGTCCCCTTCTGCCCTCATTGCATTGCCCGGGGCCCACGGCCATTCCTTTTGTCCCCTCCATCTGCAACACAAAGGGGCCTTGAGTGACTCAGCCCTTcgctggggacactggggggTGGGCactgggctgggtgctggcacCCCGAGCGCATCGCCTCAGTCCCATCCCAGAGCCGTGCCGTCTCCATCTCCGCGCTTATCCCTTATCCGAAGGCTCGGCTCCTTGCAGCATGGCACGGTGCCGCATGGCCAAGCCTATCCCCGGCAGTGCCACCACCAAGCGCACGCTACGACCGCGCCGCGACCCCCCTGGCACGCAGAGACGGCGCGGCCGCAGCATGGCCATGGGGCTCAGGAGTGGGATCGTGTGGGAGCAGGCATGGACGGGGAACGGGCACGCGTGGGGGTGGACGCGTGGAGATGgctgtgtggggatggggacgcTGTGGGAGTGGGCACGGGTGGGAACGGGAGAGTGGGGGTGGCACGCGTGGTAGTGGGAACGTGGCGGTGGCACTCGTGGGAGTGGGCATGGGTGGCAGTGGGTGCAcgtggcacagctctgtgggtGCACGGCATGGCGGGTGCTGCCAGTGCGGGGTTCTCTGCCCCGGTGGGACGCTGGTGTGGGTTCGGAGCTCGGGGTGCCGGGGCTGTGTCAGCTCTGGGGGTTCCCACACCTTGGGACAGGTGGTGGAAGCCCATGGGATGCAGTTTGGGGTGTCCGGATTTGCTTTGGAGCGCTGCTCAGTTGGATGCTTTTGGGGACACCCGGCTTCTTGGAGACAGTCGGGGGACATGTGGCCTTCGGGAGATAGGCTTCGGGGTGTTTGGGAGATGTACTCTGGGGTGATGCTCAGCTGGATGCAGTGGGGACACGCAGGGGACGTTTGTGTGTCTGGTGAGACTCCGAGGCGCCCGGAGTTACTCCGGGGTGCCGCTGAGGTGGGTGCATCTGGGGACACGCGGCTTTCCGGGGACACGCGTGGGACAGCCGACCCCCCCGTGCCACCCCACGCCCGGGTTGCAGAGCCGTCCGCCTTTGTCCACGAAAGGAACGCAGCGCCGGGACAAAGGGCAGCGctccgggccgggccgggccgggccgagccgtGCGGGGGGGGCGGGCCGAGCCGGGTGCCCCGCAGCCAACCAGCCGGGCCGATTGGGACCATGTGACCCGGAGTTCCCAGACAAAGAACCGCCGGCCGTGCCCCcggctcggcacggctcggctcggctcggctggGTTCGGTCCGGCCGCAGCGTTCAGCCCGCATGGGTAGGTGGGCGCGTGGGGTGGGCGCGGGGGTGGCACGGCTCGGCTTGGCGCGGCTCGGACCGGTTCGATTGAGTCTGGCACGGTTTGGATTGAACCCCGCGTGGTGTCGTTTGGCACAGGTTGGACTGGTCCGGGCCGGCTCGGCAGAGTTTGGCGTGGGTTGGCCAGGTCGGCGTTGTTCGGCGTGTTTTAATACAGTCTGGTCCGTCTCAAGCTGAGTTTGGCACGGTTTGGTCCATCCTGGTCCAACTTGGCTGAGTTTAACGTGGCTTGGCTTGGGTCTGGTCCAATTTGGCTGAGTTTGGCACGGTGTGGTCCAGCTTAGTGGATTTTGTCACAGTTTGGCACTATCCAGTGCAACTTGGCTGAGTTTCGCACCGTTTGGTCCAGTTCTGCCGAGTTTGGCACACTGCAGTCCAACTTCTCTGAGTCCAACAAACCTCTGGCATGGTTTGGCCCAGGTCTGGTCCAGCTCAGCTGAGTTTGGCACAGCTTGGCCAGGTATTGGGGGCAGTGCAGagagaaactgaggcatgggAACAAGGGGGAGCCGCTTGTGGCGCATGGCACAGCCCCCAAGGGttggggtgctggggggcagccGTGCCCAAggagtggggatgggatggaggtgagcATGGGGTGGAATGAGGATGCAGTGTGATGTCGATGAGGATGAGGTGGGATGAAgatgcagtgggatgggatgcgATGAGGTGAGGATGTGGTAAGGTGAGGACCAAATGCAGTGGGATAGCATGGGGACGCTATGGGATGGAACGCAATGGGGCTGAGTGGagctgcagtgggatgggataCGATGGGATGAGATTGAAGAGGGATACAgatgcagtgggatgggatgaggcTTCCTGAACTGCCCTGACGCCTCTCTTCCACCAGGCGGAGAAGAAGGCAAAAGTGATCGCCGTGATGAACGTGGTGGAGGAGACGCCGCGGGCCGAGCcgcagaaggaggaggaggccaGCCCCCCTGCCTCACAGCAGCCCACCGACCCTGCTTCGCCCAATGTGGCCACCACGCCTGAGCCTGTGGTGGCCGACGCCGTCGACAAGAACACATCCAAGTCAGCCGACGACGAGCCTGAGTACGAGGTGAGCACATCCCATGCCAACAGCACTGTGCGGGACCAGGGCCGACTCGAGGACAGCCCTGACGCCGTCCCTTCCTTGTGTCCCTCCCTATCCCCAGGACGGTCGGGGCTTCGGTATCGGTGAGCTGGTGTGGGGCAAGCTGCGCGGCTTCTCCTGGTGGCCGGGGCGCATcgtgtcctggtggatgacgGGACGCAGCCGGGCAGCTGAGGGCACCCGCTGGGTGATGTGGTTTGGGGACGGCAAGTTCTCAGTGGTGAGTGGCACCCCTGCTCCGTGCACACCGACCTTGGCGTGTCCCTGTTTGGGTGATGGCCACCACGTCGCCTCCCGCAGGTCTGCGTGGAGAAGCTCCTGCCCCTCAGCTCCTTCTCCAGCGCCTTCCACCAGGCCACCTACAACAAACAGCCCATGTACCGCAAAGCCATCTACGAGGTGCTGCAGGTGAGCACTGGTGGCACTGGGAGGGGACATCAGAGACATGGCACTGCTGAGGGCATGGCACTCGGTGCTGGAGCAGTTGGGGGCCAGCATCTGTGTGGAGTGACAGCTGGAGGGGACACGAGGACGTGGCACTGCTGAGGACGTGACACTCAGTCAGTGCATGCGTCTCTGGGGGTTGGCACCAGGAAGGGACATGGAAGGTGACGCAGTGCCGGGTGCTCCCATGCAGGtggcaagcagcagagcagggaagatCTTCCCGGCGTGCCCCGAGAATGATGAGACTGACACCTCCAAGGTAGTGGAGATCCAGAACAAGCAGATGATCGAGTGGGCGCTGGGCGGCTTCCAGCCCTCCGGCCCCAAGGGCCTGGAGCCCCCCGAGGGTGAGCGGTGGGACAGGCATGGGGACAGGGGGTCTGTCTTCATCCATGCtagctgctcacagccccctcATTGCCTCACAGAGGAGCGCAACCCCTACAAAGAAGTTTACACAGAGATGTGGGTCGAGCCAGAAGCTGCTGCCTATGCGCCGCCCCCACCCGCCAAAAAGCCCCGGAAAAGCACAACAGAGAAACCCAAGGTCAAGGAGATCATCGATGAGCGCACCCGAGGTACCCACAGCCACACAGGGTCTGCAATGGGCTGCactgtggggctgccccatgtCTGTGGGGCTGACCACGATGGGGTGCCCACAGAATGTCCATAATGGAGAACCCCTGCTGAAGTGCCCATAGTGGGGTGCTTATAGTGGGGTGTCCATGATGGAGTGCCCATAATGGGGTCCCTTCATCCTGGGGTCCCCTCAAGCAGGGCTAGGGGCACAGAGGGGTTCCTCTCTAAGCCCCAACCCTAAGCTGGGCACCTTTTCCCTCACAGAGCGGCTTGTCTACGAGGTGCggcagaaatgcagaaacatCGAAGGTGAGCAGTGCACACAGCCTCCAACATCTCCTgacagcagtggggctggggggaccCTGAATGGGGCCTCCAGCCCATGGTCAGGGGGGTCTTTGGggcaccccccctcccccccccccagggcTGCCATCTCCAGGTCCTTGGGGTTCTCCAGCATGGGCATGGCTGAGCCTTGGTGAGAAGTGAGGTGGTCCCATTGGGCACTGGGGGtgctggggtgggggggctCTGGTTTACTGCCCCCCCATCCCTGTGTGCCACCCCAGATATCTGCATCTCCTGCGGGAGCCTCAACGTCACCCTGGAGCACCCTTTGTTTATCGGGGGAATGTGCCAAAACTGCAAGGTATGTGCAGAGAGGTGGGGTTCTCACAGCCCCACATGGGGCTATGGGTCCGGGAGTCCACACTGACTCTGTGCCCCCCATCCCCAGAACTGCTTTCTGGAGTGCGCGTACCAATACGACGACGACGGATACCAGTCCTACTGCACCATCTGCTGTGGTGGGCGCGAGGTGCTCATGTGCGGCAACAACAACTGCTGCAGGTGGGGGGAGCAGCTGGGGAGTGcttctgtggggctggagggacCCCACAAAGTGTGGGAGCTTGCAGTGGGAAGGGGTTGCCCAATAGGGATGAAATGGAGGAGATGATGGCACACGTGGACTCTCGCCAATGCAGTGTGCATGGGTGGCACTGGGACCCCCACCCTGACGtgtgccccccaccccaccaaGGTGTTTCTGCGTGGAGTGCGTGGACCTGTTGGTGGGGCCAGGGGCTGCACAGGCGGCCATCAAGGAGGACCCCTGGAACTGTTACATGTGCGGCCATAAGGGTGTCTATGGGCTCCTGCGGCGGCGTGAAGATTGGCCATCGCGCCTCCAGATGTTCTTCGCCAACAACCACGACCAGGAGTTTGTGAGTGCCCCCCATCACCCTATAGACCCCCCCCATCCCGTGGCCTTGCCGCCCCAGCCTCATATCCCTATGCCCCATTGCTTGTAGGATCCACCGAAGGTGTACCCACCTGTCCCCGCTGAGAAGAGGAAACCCATCCGCGTGCTGTCGCTGTTTGATGGCATTGCCACCGGTgggtctgtggggctgggggcagctggaTGGTGGCACCCACCCCTtgggagatgggatggggtggggagggatggAGCATAATGGGCTGAGTTAGGATGGGACATAATGTCATGGGTTGGAATGGGACTGAAGAGAGCAGAATGGGATGGGGAAGTGATGTGGGATGGGATGTGATGGGGTGAGACAGAATGAGACATAAGAGAGCAAGTAAGATGAGtctggatgggatggggtgggacgTAATGGGATGTGACTGAACATAATGGGATGGGATAAAGTAGGATCAGACAGGACGGGATGAGACTGGATGTAACATAATGGGATGGGACATTATGGCCTGGGCTGGGACATAATGGGATGAAATGGGACAGAATGGAATGCAAGGTGGTGAGTTGGGATGGGTGTGGATAGAATATAATGGGATGGGACatgatgggatggggatgggatggaatcGGATGGGACATAACGTGACAGGACAGGATGGGACAGAATGGAACATATTGCTGTGGAACAAGGAATTGACATGGGATGGGACagaatggaatgggatggggaggTGGGAAGGGATGGGGCAGGACCCATGGGACAGGGAGGTAGGCTGAGACCCCCgtcctgctgctcaccaaccTGGCTTCGCTGCCCACAGGCCTGCTGGTGCTGAAGGACCTGGGCATCCAGGTGGACCGCTACATTGCCTCCGAGGTGTGCGAGGACTCCATCACCGTGGGCATGGTGAGGCACCAAGGCAAGATCATGTACGTCGGCGACGTCCGAAATGTCACCCAGAAACATGTACGTCCCCTCCAACACAGTACAGACCCCAGGTCCACGCCCCCATCCCACTGTCCCATGGCATCCCCACATTGTGGGGCATCTGCAGCTCACCGCATGCTTCCTCCCCCAGATACAGGAGTGGGGCCCCTTCGACCTGGTAATCGGGGGCAGCCCTTGCAATGACCTCTCTATAGTGAACCCAGCCAGGAAGGGGCTGTACGGTAAGGCTATGTCCTCTCTGCATCCCCTCAGCATGTCCCCTCACTGCATCACCATCTCTACATCCCCTTGCCATGTCTCCTCACCTCATGTCCCCTCACTGTGTCCCTTGCTGCATCCCCTTATTGTGTCCTCTCATCACGTCCCTTCACCGTGTCCCTTTGCTGTGTCccctttgcatttctttgccATTTCCCTGTTAGTATGTCTCCATCAGTGTCCCCCTTGCAGTGTGCCCTCACCACGTCCCCTTGTCACTCCCCTCGACCCCTCTGCTGATGCCATTCTCTCCTGCCCAGAGGGCACTGGGCGCCTCTTCTTTGAGTTCTACCGCCTCCTGCATGAAGCACGGCCCAAGGAGGGTGACGACCGACCCTTCTTCTGGCTCTTTGAGAACGTGGTGGCCATGGGGGTCAGCGACAAAAGGGACATCTCACGCTTCCTCGAGGTCGGTGCCTCCCCACGTCCCCATCCAGTGGGGCACCCTGGGCCCTGCAGAGCCCCTGGTGACCCCTGGCCTCTCTGTGTTCTGCCAGTCCAACCCCGTCATGATTGATGCCAAAGAGGTGTCTGCGGCACACCGGGCACGGTACTTCTGGGGTAACCTTCCCGGTATGAACAGGTTGGTGAGAGCCCCCAAACCCTCTGTGTGTGTTGGTGTCAGGCTGCCCACAGGGCTTGAACCCAGTGCTGGGTGGCTCTGCAGCCCCTTGGATTCCCCAAAATCCCCGTGGGCAGTGGGTACTGATGCTCCTCACATGGCTGCAGCCATCCCCTACAAAGTCGTTCTCAGGTTACAACACATGGGGACCCAACAAAGTCTTCCTAGAAAGTCACCacatggggatatggggtgtGGGCTCATGGGAACCCAACAAACTCTTTTGGGAAGCTGCCATGTGGGAATGTGGAGACATACTACTGCCACCCCATTCCATTCCAACCTCTGTCCTTCCCAGGCCGCTGGCGTCCACGGTCAATGACAAGCTGGAACTCCAGGAGTGCCTGGAGCACGGCAGGATAGCCAAGGTCAGCCCATGGGGATCACAGGGTCTTTGCCACATCTCCTGGGGTTTTGGTGCCTGGCTGTGCCCTTGGGGATGGCACTGCCCTTGGATGTCACACCCAGTGACAATGAGCCTGTGCCTCTTGCAGTTCAGCAAAGTGAGAACCATCACCACTCGCTCCAACTCCATCAAGCAGGGCAAAGACCAGCACTTCCCCGTCTTCATGAATGAGAAGGAAGACATCCTGTGGTGCACGGAGATGGAGAGGTACTGTGGGCAGTGGGGGGCGGAGGGGGAGACAGCTCCATGTGCCGAGCCTCcatggcagagctctgcactAGTGAGCCTCCGGGGCACTGTTCTGCACACTGAGCCTCCGTGGTGCAGTTCCACATGCCGAACATCCACAGCATGTATCAACTCTTCATGGCGCAGCTCCACGTGCCAAGTTGAGCCTCTGTGGCGCAGTGTCGTGTGGCGTGCCATGCC
Encoded here:
- the DNMT3A gene encoding DNA (cytosine-5)-methyltransferase 3A isoform X2, whose amino-acid sequence is MPSSGAIDASSPAPDREAHDTHKGEEEQEEHPSKEEKQEPGTPMRKAGRPGRKRKHAQVESSDTPKDTAAVPKCPPPCPEASPAEPLPNGDLETDGAQWKGTEEGGTSPKSGRPEEDETESLADGETGRALENGRCTPKEGLDAPADEGELAPSDPQKKRGRRKLLEATEKSKEEKEENNFDSLKMEGSRGRLRGGLGWESSLRQRPMQRHTFQAGDPYYISKRKRDEWLARWKREAEKKAKVIAVMNVVEETPRAEPQKEEEASPPASQQPTDPASPNVATTPEPVVADAVDKNTSKSADDEPEYEDGRGFGIGELVWGKLRGFSWWPGRIVSWWMTGRSRAAEGTRWVMWFGDGKFSVVCVEKLLPLSSFSSAFHQATYNKQPMYRKAIYEVLQVASSRAGKIFPACPENDETDTSKVVEIQNKQMIEWALGGFQPSGPKGLEPPEEERNPYKEVYTEMWVEPEAAAYAPPPPAKKPRKSTTEKPKVKEIIDERTRERLVYEVRQKCRNIEDICISCGSLNVTLEHPLFIGGMCQNCKNCFLECAYQYDDDGYQSYCTICCGGREVLMCGNNNCCRCFCVECVDLLVGPGAAQAAIKEDPWNCYMCGHKGVYGLLRRREDWPSRLQMFFANNHDQEFDPPKVYPPVPAEKRKPIRVLSLFDGIATGLLVLKDLGIQVDRYIASEVCEDSITVGMVRHQGKIMYVGDVRNVTQKHIQEWGPFDLVIGGSPCNDLSIVNPARKGLYEGTGRLFFEFYRLLHEARPKEGDDRPFFWLFENVVAMGVSDKRDISRFLESNPVMIDAKEVSAAHRARYFWGNLPGMNRPLASTVNDKLELQECLEHGRIAKFSKVRTITTRSNSIKQGKDQHFPVFMNEKEDILWCTEMERVFGFPVHYTDVSNMSRLARQRLLGRSWSVPVIRHLFAPLKEYFACV
- the DNMT3A gene encoding DNA (cytosine-5)-methyltransferase 3A isoform X4; the protein is MRKAGRPGRKRKHAQVESSDTPKDTAAVPKCPPPCPEASPAEPLPNGDLETDGAQWKGTEEGGTSPKSGRPEEDETESLADGETGRALENGRCTPKEGLDAPADEGELAPSDPQKKRGRRKLLEATEKSKEEKEENNFDSLKMEGSRGRLRGGLGWESSLRQRPMQRHTFQAGDPYYISKRKRDEWLARWKREAEKKAKVIAVMNVVEETPRAEPQKEEEASPPASQQPTDPASPNVATTPEPVVADAVDKNTSKSADDEPEYEDGRGFGIGELVWGKLRGFSWWPGRIVSWWMTGRSRAAEGTRWVMWFGDGKFSVVCVEKLLPLSSFSSAFHQATYNKQPMYRKAIYEVLQVASSRAGKIFPACPENDETDTSKVVEIQNKQMIEWALGGFQPSGPKGLEPPEEERNPYKEVYTEMWVEPEAAAYAPPPPAKKPRKSTTEKPKVKEIIDERTRERLVYEVRQKCRNIEDICISCGSLNVTLEHPLFIGGMCQNCKNCFLECAYQYDDDGYQSYCTICCGGREVLMCGNNNCCRCFCVECVDLLVGPGAAQAAIKEDPWNCYMCGHKGVYGLLRRREDWPSRLQMFFANNHDQEFDPPKVYPPVPAEKRKPIRVLSLFDGIATGLLVLKDLGIQVDRYIASEVCEDSITVGMVRHQGKIMYVGDVRNVTQKHIQEWGPFDLVIGGSPCNDLSIVNPARKGLYEGTGRLFFEFYRLLHEARPKEGDDRPFFWLFENVVAMGVSDKRDISRFLESNPVMIDAKEVSAAHRARYFWGNLPGMNRPLASTVNDKLELQECLEHGRIAKFSKVRTITTRSNSIKQGKDQHFPVFMNEKEDILWCTEMERVFGFPVHYTDVSNMSRLARQRLLGRSWSVPVIRHLFAPLKEYFACV
- the DNMT3A gene encoding DNA (cytosine-5)-methyltransferase 3A isoform X1; this translates as MATAGFRPCSRPRSASEPPRVWGFRGEEEQEEHPSKEEKQEPGTPMRKAGRPGRKRKHAQVESSDTPKDTAAVPKCPPPCPEASPAEPLPNGDLETDGAQWKGTEEGGTSPKSGRPEEDETESLADGETGRALENGRCTPKEGLDAPADEGELAPSDPQKKRGRRKLLEATEKSKEEKEENNFDSLKMEGSRGRLRGGLGWESSLRQRPMQRHTFQAGDPYYISKRKRDEWLARWKREAEKKAKVIAVMNVVEETPRAEPQKEEEASPPASQQPTDPASPNVATTPEPVVADAVDKNTSKSADDEPEYEDGRGFGIGELVWGKLRGFSWWPGRIVSWWMTGRSRAAEGTRWVMWFGDGKFSVVCVEKLLPLSSFSSAFHQATYNKQPMYRKAIYEVLQVASSRAGKIFPACPENDETDTSKVVEIQNKQMIEWALGGFQPSGPKGLEPPEEERNPYKEVYTEMWVEPEAAAYAPPPPAKKPRKSTTEKPKVKEIIDERTRERLVYEVRQKCRNIEDICISCGSLNVTLEHPLFIGGMCQNCKNCFLECAYQYDDDGYQSYCTICCGGREVLMCGNNNCCRCFCVECVDLLVGPGAAQAAIKEDPWNCYMCGHKGVYGLLRRREDWPSRLQMFFANNHDQEFDPPKVYPPVPAEKRKPIRVLSLFDGIATGLLVLKDLGIQVDRYIASEVCEDSITVGMVRHQGKIMYVGDVRNVTQKHIQEWGPFDLVIGGSPCNDLSIVNPARKGLYEGTGRLFFEFYRLLHEARPKEGDDRPFFWLFENVVAMGVSDKRDISRFLESNPVMIDAKEVSAAHRARYFWGNLPGMNRPLASTVNDKLELQECLEHGRIAKFSKVRTITTRSNSIKQGKDQHFPVFMNEKEDILWCTEMERVFGFPVHYTDVSNMSRLARQRLLGRSWSVPVIRHLFAPLKEYFACV
- the DNMT3A gene encoding DNA (cytosine-5)-methyltransferase 3A isoform X3, whose amino-acid sequence is MATAGFRPCSRPRSASEPPRVWGFRGEEEQEEHPSKEEKQEPGTPMRKAGRPGRKRKHAQVESSDTPKDTAAVPKCPPPCPEASPAEPLPNGDLETDGAQWKGTEEGGTSPKSGRPEEDETESLADGETGRALENGRCTPKEGLDAPADEGKEEKEENNFDSLKMEGSRGRLRGGLGWESSLRQRPMQRHTFQAGDPYYISKRKRDEWLARWKREAEKKAKVIAVMNVVEETPRAEPQKEEEASPPASQQPTDPASPNVATTPEPVVADAVDKNTSKSADDEPEYEDGRGFGIGELVWGKLRGFSWWPGRIVSWWMTGRSRAAEGTRWVMWFGDGKFSVVCVEKLLPLSSFSSAFHQATYNKQPMYRKAIYEVLQVASSRAGKIFPACPENDETDTSKVVEIQNKQMIEWALGGFQPSGPKGLEPPEEERNPYKEVYTEMWVEPEAAAYAPPPPAKKPRKSTTEKPKVKEIIDERTRERLVYEVRQKCRNIEDICISCGSLNVTLEHPLFIGGMCQNCKNCFLECAYQYDDDGYQSYCTICCGGREVLMCGNNNCCRCFCVECVDLLVGPGAAQAAIKEDPWNCYMCGHKGVYGLLRRREDWPSRLQMFFANNHDQEFDPPKVYPPVPAEKRKPIRVLSLFDGIATGLLVLKDLGIQVDRYIASEVCEDSITVGMVRHQGKIMYVGDVRNVTQKHIQEWGPFDLVIGGSPCNDLSIVNPARKGLYEGTGRLFFEFYRLLHEARPKEGDDRPFFWLFENVVAMGVSDKRDISRFLESNPVMIDAKEVSAAHRARYFWGNLPGMNRPLASTVNDKLELQECLEHGRIAKFSKVRTITTRSNSIKQGKDQHFPVFMNEKEDILWCTEMERVFGFPVHYTDVSNMSRLARQRLLGRSWSVPVIRHLFAPLKEYFACV
- the DNMT3A gene encoding DNA (cytosine-5)-methyltransferase 3A isoform X5 — its product is MVESSDTPKDTAAVPKCPPPCPEASPAEPLPNGDLETDGAQWKGTEEGGTSPKSGRPEEDETESLADGETGRALENGRCTPKEGLDAPADEGELAPSDPQKKRGRRKLLEATEKSKEEKEENNFDSLKMEGSRGRLRGGLGWESSLRQRPMQRHTFQAGDPYYISKRKRDEWLARWKREAEKKAKVIAVMNVVEETPRAEPQKEEEASPPASQQPTDPASPNVATTPEPVVADAVDKNTSKSADDEPEYEDGRGFGIGELVWGKLRGFSWWPGRIVSWWMTGRSRAAEGTRWVMWFGDGKFSVVCVEKLLPLSSFSSAFHQATYNKQPMYRKAIYEVLQVASSRAGKIFPACPENDETDTSKVVEIQNKQMIEWALGGFQPSGPKGLEPPEEERNPYKEVYTEMWVEPEAAAYAPPPPAKKPRKSTTEKPKVKEIIDERTRERLVYEVRQKCRNIEDICISCGSLNVTLEHPLFIGGMCQNCKNCFLECAYQYDDDGYQSYCTICCGGREVLMCGNNNCCRCFCVECVDLLVGPGAAQAAIKEDPWNCYMCGHKGVYGLLRRREDWPSRLQMFFANNHDQEFDPPKVYPPVPAEKRKPIRVLSLFDGIATGLLVLKDLGIQVDRYIASEVCEDSITVGMVRHQGKIMYVGDVRNVTQKHIQEWGPFDLVIGGSPCNDLSIVNPARKGLYEGTGRLFFEFYRLLHEARPKEGDDRPFFWLFENVVAMGVSDKRDISRFLESNPVMIDAKEVSAAHRARYFWGNLPGMNRPLASTVNDKLELQECLEHGRIAKFSKVRTITTRSNSIKQGKDQHFPVFMNEKEDILWCTEMERVFGFPVHYTDVSNMSRLARQRLLGRSWSVPVIRHLFAPLKEYFACV